The following DNA comes from Mycolicibacterium aromaticivorans JS19b1 = JCM 16368.
GTCTGGTTGGCGCGGGTGAACTCGACGAAGAAGCGGAACACGGCGTACGCCGCGACATAGATGACGAACAACTCGCCCGGCCTGGTGATGCGGGACCTCAGCCACATGAGCGCGGCGAAAGCCGCCAGCTGGAAGGCGATCTCGTACAGGAACGACGGGTGCATCGCCTGGCCGGTCAGGCAGCCGGGGCATTCGGGTGTGCTCGCGGCGGCGTGTACACCCCAGGGCAGGGACGTGGGTCGACCGGGCGCCTCGGTGAGATGACACCCGATCCGGCCGACGGCCATCCCGAGCGCCACCGCCGGTGCGAACAGATCGCCGGTCTTGCCGCGGTATCCGCCCAGGCGTTTGGCGATCAGCACCCCGGCATATGCCCCGAGCAGGCCGCCGAGAATGCTCTTGGAGCCGTACTCCCAGGCGCGCGCCAGGGTGGGGTTGGCGGCGAAATCCAGGTGACGTGCCCAGCCGGAGAGGCGCATTCCGATCGCGCCGCCGACCAGCGCCCCGGCGACCGCGACGAGGGACTGGTCGTTGACGGCCCCTCGCCGTCGCGCCTCGACCATGAAGACGGCCATCGCCGTCACCACCCCGAGGCCGACGAACAGACTGTGCACCGGCACCGCCACCGGTCCGACATGCCATTCGGGGACCATGTGCCAAAACCTATCGGCAATTGTGCGAACGTGACATGTGATTGCCCGGCGAGCGGTTCGGCGCGGACCATCGCGCCGGGGTGCACGATGGAATAACGTGACATATCACGTAGTTCTTCTGGCCATAGGTCCCACACATCGAGGAGCAATCATGGGTCAACTCAGTGGAAAGACAGCCCTGGTCACCGGAGGCACATCAGGCATCGGTCTGGCGACCGCGCAACGCCTTGCAAGCGAAGGCGCGCACGTCTTCCTGACCGGACGGACCCAGGAGCGGGCCGATGCGGCAGCAGCCTCGATCGGTGACGGCGCGAGCGGAGTCGCGGCCGATGTCACCGATATCGCCGCCCTCGATCGTCTCGCCGACGTGATCCGGCAGCGCGGCGGCGGCGTGGACGTGATCTTCGCCAACGCGGGCGGGGGCGAGTTCGCGACTCTGGAGGATGAGACACCCGAACACCTGGCCGACACCTTCACCCGCAACGTCGGCGGCACGGTCTTCACCGTGCAGAAGATGCTGCCCCTACTCAACGAAGGCGCGTCGATCGTGCTCACCGGGTCGACGGCTGCCAGCCGCGGAGTGCCCGCATTCGGTGCCTATGCCGCATCCAAGGCCGCGATCCGCTCACTGGGCCGGACCTGGGCGGCGGAGTTGGTCGGCCGCAAGATCCGGGTCAACACGGTGGTGCCCGGTCCCGTCGAGACACCGGGGCTCAAGGGACTGGCGCCCAGTGGTCAGCACCAGGCACTGCTGGACGGCGAGGCTGCGACGGTGCCGATGGGCCGCGTCGGCGCCCCTGCCGAAATCGCCTCTGTGGTGGCATTTCTCGCCTCCGACGCGAGCAGTTTCATGACCGGATCCGAGATCTTCGTCGACGGCGGGTCCGTTCAGGTCTGATCCGGGCTCGGCAAGGTTCCCTCGCGCAGGATGCTGGTGTAGACCACCGCGAGGATGTCGGCCAACTGCTCGTCCTGGCGGGCGTCGAGGTCGGAGAAGAACAACGTGCGAACCCGCTCGGCGTGAAGCGGGGCCGCCGACCGCAGCGTGTTCCAACCCGCGTCGCTGAGCAGCACGTCGGTGGAACGGCCGTCGGTGTCCGATCGCACGCGCTCGACCAGTCCGCGTCCGGACATCCGTTGAAGGTGGTGGGACAACCGGCTGCGTTCCCAGCCGATCGTGGTCGCCAGCGCGGTGAGTTGAGTCCGCCGGCCCGGTGCCTGCGACAACGCGTTCAGCACCGTGTAGTCGCTGAGCGACAAGCCGCAGTCGGCCAGTAGTTGCCGGTTCATCTCGTATTCGAGCCGGTGGTACACCCGCATGTAGTTCAGCCAGGTCCGCTGCTGGGATGCGTTGAGCGGATAGTTCTTACGGTGTGCGGCCACGCGTGGTGCTCCTGCCTGGAAAAATGTGACGTGTCACGCATCTCAAATGTACTCGCACCGCGTTCAGCGACGTTTCACAACGTGTCCAGTCCGTGGTGACACACTCACCGAATGGATATCGAGTCCAGCGATACCGCCGTCGTCGTCATCGACCCGCAGAACGACGTGCTGAATCGTGGCCAGTCCCCACAAGATGTGGGGACCCCAGACCACCGAGCAGGGGTTCGAGGTGGCGCTGATCCGCGACGCCACCGCGGGGCCCCGGCGCCCGGCCAGAGGTGACGGCTATCAGGCAGCGCTGGTCAATTACGCGTTTCTGGCGCACGCTGTGCTGAGTACCGCCGGCGTGGTGGCAGCCATGGCGGTTTCGACGGAAGGCGCGACGTGACGGAATCCCGACCACCGTTCCCACGCTTCGACTACTACACCGCGGTGCAGAAGGTGCAGGCCGCCCAAGACAACGATGTCGCCATCGCCGAATCTGGACGACGCTACTTCGAGCCGCGGCTGGAAGACGAACGAGGCCTGGATATTCCGCTGCGGTGAACCCGAGCTGGTAGGGAGACTTTCATGAGTAAGCATTACGCGTCCATCGCCTTCACCGACGATGTCCGCGCCGTCCAGAGCGACCACGGCAGCGACGCGTTCTACGGACGCAAGATCGTCGCCGGTAAGGCCACCCCGGGACGCGACTCGCTCACCGAGGACGAGAAGGACTACCTGAGCGAGCGGGACGGCTTCTATCTGGCGTCGGTGTCGGAGACCGGGTGGCCGTACGTTCAGTTCCGCGGCGGCAAACCGGGATACATCCATGTCGTGGATGACCACACCATCGGGTGGGCCGACTTCCGGGGCAACCTGCAATACATCAGCACCGGCAACATGACTGGTGACGACCGGGTGGCGATCATCGTCCTCGACTACGCTCACCAGCGCCGGCTGAAAATCTTCGGGCATGCGCGCATCGTGACGGCCGCCGAAGACCCGGAATTGCTGAAATACTTGACCGACCAGACCGACGACTCGGTGGTCGAGCGGGCTGTCCTCGTCGACGTCCAGGCCTACGACTGGAACTGCCAGCAGCACATCACCCCGCGCTTCAGCACGGCGGAACTCGAACCCGCTGTGGAGCCACTGCGCGCCAAGCTGGCGGAGCTGCAGGCTGAAAACGACCGTCTGCGTGCCCAACTCGACGACCGTAAGGAGTGATCACCGATGGCGAGCCTGGTTTCGGTCAACGTGGGACTCCCCAACGACGTGCAGTGGAACGGGCGCACCGTGCACACCGGCGCCTGGAAGGCGCCGGTGTCTGGTCCACGGATGGTGCGCCGGCTCAATATCGACGGTGACGGCCAGGGTGATCTCGGTGGCCACGGCGGAGAGAACCGTGCCGTACTGGTGTATCAGGTTGCCTCCTATGAGTATTGGGCCAATGAACTCGGTCGAGACGACCTGCGGCCGGGTGCATTCGGAGAGAACCTGACCGTCGATGGGCTTCCCGACGACGAGGTCTGCATCGGTGATCGGTACCGGATCGGCGATGTCGTCCTGGAGGTGACCCAACCCCGAGTCACCTGTTATCGCGTCGGAATGCGGCTGGGCGAACCGCGAATGGCCGCGCTGTTGGTGTCGCATCACCGGCCCGGGTTCTATTGCCGGGTGCTGGCCGAAGGTGAACTCGCGGCGGGCCAGGAGGTGGTCAAGATCTCCGACGGTCCGCAACAGGTGAGTGTCGCCGAGATCGATGCTCTGCTCTACCTTCCCGGGCATCCCGGCGACGCCCTGGAACGCGCTCTCGCCATCCCGGCGTTGAGTCCGGGATGGAAGGCTTCGCTGCAAAGCCTGTTGGAGCAGGACTCGGCAACCGGCAACACGGGCCTGACCGGAGTGGCGCCACCACCGCCGGCGTGG
Coding sequences within:
- a CDS encoding prolipoprotein diacylglyceryl transferase, with product MVPEWHVGPVAVPVHSLFVGLGVVTAMAVFMVEARRRGAVNDQSLVAVAGALVGGAIGMRLSGWARHLDFAANPTLARAWEYGSKSILGGLLGAYAGVLIAKRLGGYRGKTGDLFAPAVALGMAVGRIGCHLTEAPGRPTSLPWGVHAAASTPECPGCLTGQAMHPSFLYEIAFQLAAFAALMWLRSRITRPGELFVIYVAAYAVFRFFVEFTRANQTVWLDLTRPQWFLLPSLALVGVRTWYGHRRGYYRFPAQRQEVPA
- a CDS encoding SDR family NAD(P)-dependent oxidoreductase — translated: MGQLSGKTALVTGGTSGIGLATAQRLASEGAHVFLTGRTQERADAAAASIGDGASGVAADVTDIAALDRLADVIRQRGGGVDVIFANAGGGEFATLEDETPEHLADTFTRNVGGTVFTVQKMLPLLNEGASIVLTGSTAASRGVPAFGAYAASKAAIRSLGRTWAAELVGRKIRVNTVVPGPVETPGLKGLAPSGQHQALLDGEAATVPMGRVGAPAEIASVVAFLASDASSFMTGSEIFVDGGSVQV
- a CDS encoding MarR family winged helix-turn-helix transcriptional regulator, which encodes MAAHRKNYPLNASQQRTWLNYMRVYHRLEYEMNRQLLADCGLSLSDYTVLNALSQAPGRRTQLTALATTIGWERSRLSHHLQRMSGRGLVERVRSDTDGRSTDVLLSDAGWNTLRSAAPLHAERVRTLFFSDLDARQDEQLADILAVVYTSILREGTLPSPDQT
- a CDS encoding pyridoxamine 5'-phosphate oxidase family protein, which codes for MSKHYASIAFTDDVRAVQSDHGSDAFYGRKIVAGKATPGRDSLTEDEKDYLSERDGFYLASVSETGWPYVQFRGGKPGYIHVVDDHTIGWADFRGNLQYISTGNMTGDDRVAIIVLDYAHQRRLKIFGHARIVTAAEDPELLKYLTDQTDDSVVERAVLVDVQAYDWNCQQHITPRFSTAELEPAVEPLRAKLAELQAENDRLRAQLDDRKE